The following coding sequences are from one Streptomyces venezuelae window:
- a CDS encoding helix-turn-helix transcriptional regulator: MLLGRSAECARLLALIDKARGGESGALLIRGEAGIGKTSLVGYVAEQADDLLRLGTRGVEVESDLPYVGLADLLRPVLHFLDRIPERQGAALTGALALGPAVAQDRFAVAAGTLSLLGALAEEGPVLVTVDDAQWLDPYSLDALAFATRRLSREGVVILFTARDEQEEALSRLASVETFTLTGLDAESAHRLIAEKGTAELTAQEADRLLAEARGNPLALIELPALLAGSGAGDDAGDGSGAPLPIGEMLAHTFGSAVARLPAEAQDAMLLLAVLGTRPLAGTEAALRAHGLSYESLEAAEDAGLVVEERDGYAFRHPLVRSAVYHGATPVRRRRAHHAIARSLQGATAPALEQYAWHLAASGAEPDEHVASLLENAASGAPDTLAYPLASRLYERAARFTPEGQRKAERLLCAARASQAAGSLNEAAAILDRALEHAEQLGTRLDIRQLRCYLDVQRGRPTRSRELLRSAVDEAEKVDPSLAAVMLGGIALTELAVGDLTAARGTSAAAMELADSAHETLLPVRLLRTLVLLLGGDAEAGRALLRELAEPLASPDPAFPYPLAGVGGLCHLAAEELDEAHGMLDRAAYTARGSSAVGLLSHLLCTLSVVEFWRGRWTPSLAHADEAVRLAEASGQLIEVSRGLAALVKTEAALNREEDCRRHAAKAMEWAGSTELAMDAARALGGLGLLELGLGRFEEAVHHLEEVRAFSQRHGRGDGLYLTWAADLADAYVHLRRTDEARDVLEVLEYEAGRGHRPVTAGAAARCRGLLEPGDPEAASRHMRRSLALLSERPVPFERGRTEFAWGEQLRRQGRRSEARRLLERALATFERLGATGWAARVAAELHAAGGTEVRPERAPLERLTPQELQVALVVGRGLTNHEVAERLFLSVKTVEFHLSNIYRKLDGVHRRTQLVRLLAQASEGPETAGVSGGAGVSGA, translated from the coding sequence ATGCTCCTGGGGCGTTCCGCGGAATGCGCTCGTCTTCTCGCCCTCATCGACAAGGCACGCGGGGGCGAGAGCGGCGCCCTGCTCATCCGCGGGGAAGCCGGGATCGGCAAGACCAGCCTCGTGGGTTACGTCGCCGAGCAGGCCGACGACCTGCTGCGGCTCGGCACGCGCGGCGTCGAGGTCGAGTCCGACCTGCCGTACGTGGGCCTCGCCGATCTGCTCCGCCCCGTCCTGCACTTCCTCGACCGCATACCGGAGCGGCAGGGCGCCGCGCTGACCGGCGCGCTCGCGCTCGGGCCCGCCGTCGCCCAGGACCGCTTCGCGGTGGCCGCGGGCACGCTCAGCCTGCTCGGCGCGCTCGCCGAGGAGGGCCCGGTCCTGGTCACCGTCGACGACGCGCAGTGGCTCGACCCGTACTCCCTGGACGCGCTCGCCTTCGCCACCCGCAGGCTCAGCCGCGAGGGCGTCGTCATCCTGTTCACCGCCCGCGACGAACAGGAGGAGGCCTTGTCGCGCCTCGCCTCCGTCGAGACGTTCACCCTCACCGGGCTCGACGCGGAGTCCGCGCACCGGCTGATCGCCGAGAAGGGCACCGCCGAACTCACCGCGCAGGAGGCGGACCGGCTGCTCGCCGAGGCCCGCGGCAACCCCCTCGCCCTGATCGAACTCCCCGCGCTCCTCGCGGGCAGCGGCGCCGGCGACGACGCGGGCGACGGGTCCGGGGCGCCCCTGCCCATCGGCGAGATGCTCGCCCACACCTTCGGCAGCGCGGTGGCCCGGCTGCCCGCCGAGGCGCAGGACGCGATGCTGCTCCTCGCCGTCCTCGGCACGCGCCCCCTGGCGGGCACGGAGGCGGCACTGCGCGCGCACGGCCTCAGTTACGAGTCGCTGGAGGCCGCGGAGGACGCGGGACTCGTCGTCGAGGAACGTGACGGGTACGCGTTCCGGCACCCGCTCGTGCGCTCGGCGGTCTACCACGGGGCGACGCCCGTGCGCAGGCGTCGGGCGCACCACGCCATCGCCCGCTCCCTGCAAGGCGCGACGGCCCCTGCCCTGGAGCAGTACGCGTGGCATCTCGCGGCCTCGGGCGCCGAACCCGACGAGCATGTGGCGTCCCTCCTGGAGAACGCCGCTTCCGGTGCCCCCGACACCCTCGCCTATCCACTGGCCTCGCGGCTGTACGAGCGGGCCGCGCGGTTCACCCCGGAGGGGCAGCGCAAGGCGGAGCGGCTGCTGTGCGCGGCCCGCGCCTCACAGGCCGCGGGCTCGCTGAACGAGGCGGCCGCGATCCTCGACCGCGCCCTGGAACACGCCGAACAGCTCGGCACCCGACTCGACATCCGTCAGCTCCGTTGCTACCTGGACGTACAGCGGGGCCGTCCGACGCGCTCGCGCGAGCTGCTCAGGTCGGCCGTCGACGAGGCGGAGAAGGTCGACCCGTCGCTCGCCGCCGTCATGCTCGGCGGGATCGCGCTCACCGAGCTGGCGGTCGGCGACCTCACCGCGGCCCGCGGCACCTCCGCCGCGGCGATGGAGCTCGCCGACTCCGCGCACGAGACGCTGCTTCCCGTACGTCTGCTGCGCACCCTGGTGCTGCTGCTGGGCGGCGACGCCGAGGCGGGCCGCGCACTCCTGCGCGAGCTGGCCGAGCCCCTCGCCTCCCCCGACCCGGCCTTTCCCTACCCGCTCGCCGGGGTGGGCGGCCTGTGCCACCTCGCCGCCGAGGAACTCGACGAGGCACACGGCATGCTGGACCGCGCCGCGTACACGGCGCGCGGTTCGAGCGCGGTGGGTCTCCTCTCGCACCTCTTGTGCACCCTCTCCGTCGTCGAGTTCTGGCGGGGTCGCTGGACGCCGTCGCTCGCCCACGCCGACGAGGCGGTGCGGCTCGCGGAGGCCAGCGGACAGCTGATCGAGGTGTCGCGCGGGCTCGCGGCCCTGGTCAAGACCGAAGCCGCGCTGAACCGTGAGGAGGACTGCCGGCGGCACGCGGCGAAGGCGATGGAGTGGGCGGGCTCAACGGAGCTGGCGATGGACGCGGCGCGGGCGCTCGGCGGCCTCGGCCTCCTGGAGCTCGGCCTCGGCCGTTTCGAGGAGGCGGTGCACCACCTGGAGGAGGTACGGGCGTTCTCGCAGCGGCACGGGCGGGGCGACGGCCTGTATCTGACGTGGGCGGCGGACCTCGCGGACGCGTACGTCCATCTGCGCAGGACCGACGAGGCGCGGGACGTCCTCGAGGTCCTGGAGTACGAGGCGGGGCGCGGTCACCGACCGGTCACCGCGGGCGCGGCGGCGCGCTGCCGCGGACTCCTGGAACCCGGGGACCCGGAGGCGGCGTCGCGGCACATGCGGCGCTCGCTCGCGCTGCTCTCGGAGCGTCCGGTGCCGTTCGAGCGGGGGCGGACCGAGTTCGCGTGGGGCGAGCAACTGCGCAGGCAGGGCAGGCGCAGTGAGGCGCGGCGCCTCCTGGAACGGGCCCTCGCCACGTTCGAGCGACTCGGGGCGACGGGTTGGGCGGCGCGGGTGGCGGCCGAACTGCACGCGGCGGGCGGCACCGAGGTGCGGCCCGAGCGGGCCCCCCTGGAACGGCTCACCCCGCAGGAACTGCAGGTCGCCCTGGTGGTCGGCAGGGGCCTGACCAACCACGAGGTCGCGGAACGCCTCTTCCTGAGCGTCAAGACCGTCGAGTTCCACCTGAGCAACATCTACCGCAAGCTCGACGGGGTGCACCGCAGGACGCAGCTCGTCCGCCTGCTCGCTCAGGCGTCGGAGGGGCCCGAGACCGCGGGGGTCTCGGGGGGTGCGGGCGTCTCCGGGGCCTGA
- a CDS encoding dihydrodipicolinate reductase, giving the protein MIPTVVWGTGNVGRAAVRAVEAHPELSLAAVLVHSPEKVGRDAGQLADMPRALGVAATDDVDAVLAARPQAVVYAASGDLRPDEALADVVRAVRTGAVVVTPALYPLYDQRGAPPEFRDPVLAAVAEGGGSLFVSGVDPGWGNDVLPLLVSGLGSTVDAIRCQEIFDYSTYDQEDSVRHLIGMGHPMEYEPPMLAPSVPTMVWGGQIRLMARALGVQLDAIRETLHRRALDATVRTRTMGEFAAGTQGAVRFEVQGIVGGEPRIVVEHITRIHPSCAPDWPVPPDGGDGAHRVIVEGRPRIEVTVEATDEDENRSAGGNATAVGRLVNAVDWLVDADPGLYDALDVPLRPAAGRLGRK; this is encoded by the coding sequence ATGATTCCCACGGTGGTCTGGGGCACCGGCAACGTCGGCCGTGCGGCCGTGCGCGCCGTCGAGGCCCATCCGGAGCTGTCACTCGCGGCCGTGCTGGTGCACAGCCCGGAGAAAGTGGGCCGTGACGCCGGTCAACTCGCGGACATGCCCAGGGCGTTGGGTGTGGCCGCCACCGACGATGTCGACGCGGTGCTCGCCGCCCGGCCGCAGGCCGTCGTGTACGCGGCCTCAGGCGACCTGCGCCCCGACGAGGCACTCGCCGACGTCGTCAGGGCGGTGCGGACCGGGGCCGTCGTGGTGACGCCCGCGCTGTACCCGCTCTACGACCAGCGCGGCGCGCCCCCGGAGTTCAGGGACCCGGTCCTCGCGGCCGTCGCGGAGGGCGGGGGCTCGCTGTTCGTCTCCGGTGTGGACCCCGGCTGGGGCAACGACGTCCTGCCGCTGCTGGTCAGCGGCCTCGGCTCCACCGTCGACGCGATCCGCTGCCAGGAGATCTTCGACTACTCGACGTATGACCAGGAGGACTCGGTCCGCCATCTGATCGGTATGGGGCACCCCATGGAGTACGAGCCGCCGATGCTCGCGCCGTCCGTGCCGACCATGGTGTGGGGCGGGCAGATCCGGCTGATGGCGCGCGCCCTCGGCGTACAACTCGACGCCATACGCGAGACGTTGCACCGTCGGGCGCTCGACGCCACGGTGCGGACGCGGACGATGGGGGAGTTCGCCGCGGGCACGCAGGGCGCGGTGCGCTTCGAGGTGCAGGGCATCGTCGGGGGCGAGCCGCGCATCGTCGTCGAGCACATCACCCGCATCCACCCGTCCTGCGCCCCGGACTGGCCGGTCCCGCCCGACGGCGGCGACGGCGCCCACCGCGTGATCGTCGAGGGCCGCCCGCGCATCGAGGTCACGGTCGAGGCCACCGACGAGGACGAGAACCGTTCCGCGGGCGGCAACGCGACGGCCGTGGGCCGCCTGGTGAACGCCGTCGACTGGCTCGTGGACGCCGACCCCGGCCTCTACGACGCGCTCGACGTCCCGCTGCGACCGGCAGCCGGCCGATTGGGAAGGAAGTGA
- a CDS encoding carboxymuconolactone decarboxylase family protein has translation MVPGIGAAASNFSLAVYAHTTLGLREFEAARLRVAQINGCVFCLDWRTERDGEKVEEGFEDAVTQWRTTDSFDDRTRLAAEYAERYALDHHNLDDAFWARMTAHYSQAEIVELSMSIGSWLAFGRLNHVLGLDTVCVLPKP, from the coding sequence ATGGTCCCCGGGATCGGCGCGGCGGCGTCCAACTTCTCCCTCGCGGTGTACGCCCACACGACCCTGGGCCTGCGTGAGTTCGAGGCCGCGCGGCTGCGGGTCGCGCAGATCAACGGCTGCGTGTTCTGCCTGGACTGGCGCACCGAGCGCGACGGCGAGAAGGTCGAGGAGGGGTTCGAGGACGCCGTGACCCAGTGGCGCACCACCGACTCCTTCGACGACCGCACGAGGCTGGCCGCGGAGTACGCCGAGCGGTACGCCCTGGACCATCACAACCTGGACGACGCGTTCTGGGCGCGGATGACCGCGCACTACAGCCAGGCCGAGATCGTCGAACTGAGCATGAGCATCGGGTCGTGGCTCGCGTTCGGCCGGCTCAATCACGTGCTCGGCCTCGACACGGTGTGCGTGCTGCCCAAACCCTGA
- a CDS encoding GMC oxidoreductase codes for MSHTPKRGAPSDGLSRRRFVAGTGSILGAAALAGHAATEARARTTAPTASALIADGATVPALVIGSGYGGSVAALRLAEAGVDVHMIEMGKAWDTPGPDGKIFANTTSPDVRSYWLRTRTKQPISNFLGFPLDKNVPRHTGILDAEEFGGIIVYQGRGVGGGSLVNGGMAVTPRRENFGAVLPTVDAGEMYGTYYPRANAGLGVATIDPDWFETAECYQYARVGRKHAQRSGFGFVFVPDVYDWDYMEKEQAGTVPKSALAGEILYGNNHGKNSLQQTYLARARATGRVTVSPLHRATSVIPAAGGGYTVTIDRIDTEGTTTTTKSVTADKVFFAAGSVGTSKLLVALKATGALPRLNGEIGKGWGDNGNVMCGRANHMWDATGKLQSSIPTAGIDNWAAGGAFAEVAPLPTGIETYASFYLSITKNPHRAEFTWNAAAQRAELNWQTAWKQPSIDAAKTIFDRINAKEGTIYRTDLFGTYKIWGDHLTYHPLGGAVLGKATDNYGRLQGYSGLYVIDGALIPGNTSVNPFVTIAALAERNIDKIIATDL; via the coding sequence ATGAGCCATACACCCAAGCGTGGCGCCCCTTCTGACGGTCTGTCACGGCGAAGATTCGTCGCGGGAACAGGTTCTATTCTTGGCGCCGCGGCCCTCGCGGGGCACGCCGCCACTGAGGCTCGGGCCAGGACGACCGCGCCCACCGCGTCCGCCCTGATCGCCGACGGCGCCACCGTCCCCGCCCTCGTGATCGGCTCCGGTTACGGCGGCTCCGTCGCCGCCCTGCGCCTCGCCGAGGCGGGCGTCGACGTCCACATGATCGAGATGGGCAAGGCCTGGGACACCCCGGGCCCCGACGGCAAGATCTTCGCCAACACCACGAGCCCCGACGTCCGTTCCTACTGGCTCCGCACCAGGACCAAGCAGCCCATCAGCAACTTCCTGGGCTTCCCGCTCGACAAGAACGTCCCGCGCCACACCGGCATCCTGGACGCCGAGGAGTTCGGCGGCATCATCGTCTACCAGGGCCGCGGTGTCGGCGGCGGCTCCCTCGTCAACGGCGGCATGGCGGTCACGCCGAGACGCGAGAACTTCGGCGCGGTGCTGCCCACGGTCGACGCGGGCGAGATGTACGGCACCTACTACCCGCGCGCCAACGCCGGCCTGGGCGTGGCGACCATCGACCCCGACTGGTTCGAGACCGCCGAGTGCTACCAGTACGCCCGCGTCGGCCGCAAGCACGCCCAGCGCTCCGGCTTCGGGTTCGTCTTCGTGCCCGACGTTTACGACTGGGATTACATGGAGAAGGAGCAGGCCGGCACCGTCCCCAAGTCCGCGCTCGCGGGCGAGATCCTCTACGGCAACAACCACGGCAAGAATTCCCTGCAGCAGACCTACCTCGCCCGCGCCAGGGCGACCGGGCGGGTCACCGTCTCACCGCTGCACAGGGCCACTTCGGTCATCCCGGCGGCAGGCGGCGGCTACACGGTCACCATCGACCGGATCGACACCGAGGGCACCACCACCACCACCAAGTCCGTCACCGCCGACAAGGTCTTCTTCGCCGCGGGCAGCGTCGGCACCAGCAAGCTCCTGGTCGCGCTGAAGGCCACCGGCGCGCTCCCCCGCCTCAACGGCGAGATCGGCAAGGGGTGGGGCGACAACGGCAACGTCATGTGCGGCCGCGCGAACCACATGTGGGACGCGACCGGCAAGCTCCAGTCGTCCATCCCCACGGCCGGCATCGACAACTGGGCGGCGGGCGGCGCCTTCGCGGAGGTCGCTCCCCTGCCCACCGGCATCGAGACGTACGCCTCGTTCTACCTGTCGATCACCAAGAACCCGCACCGCGCCGAGTTCACCTGGAACGCGGCGGCACAGCGGGCCGAACTGAACTGGCAGACCGCCTGGAAGCAGCCGTCGATCGACGCCGCGAAGACGATCTTCGACAGGATCAACGCGAAGGAGGGCACGATCTACCGGACCGACCTCTTCGGCACCTACAAGATCTGGGGCGACCACCTCACGTACCACCCGCTCGGCGGCGCGGTGCTCGGCAAGGCCACCGACAACTACGGCCGCCTGCAAGGCTATTCGGGTCTCTACGTCATCGACGGCGCGCTGATCCCCGGCAACACCAGCGTCAACCCGTTCGTCACGATCGCGGCGCTCGCCGAACGCAACATCGACAAGATCATCGCGACCGACCTGTGA
- a CDS encoding MFS transporter, which produces MASHGTAQGTAPPARAGIVRIVAASLVGTTIEWYDFFLYGSAAALVFNSLFFPSSDPLVGTLLSFLTYAVGFAARPLGGVVFGHYGDRMGRKKLLVISLLMMGGATFAMGLLPTHATIGVGAPVLLTVLRLVQGFALGGEWGGAVLLVSEHGGDKRRGFWASWPQAGAPGGNLLATGVLALLAAVQSEEAFLAWGWRVPFLLSGVLVMIGLWIRISVTESPVFLEAQRKAEAAAAAGAQEKPPVVEVFRTSRREVLTAIGTRFGENISYYILTAFVLVYVTVHLDLPKSDALNAVLIGSAFHFVTIPLWGALSDRVGRRPVTLIGALGMAGWAFAFFALIDSRSFPVIALAVTVGLLFHGAMYGPQAAFISELFDTKVRYSGASMGSQLASIIGGALAPIIAVELLKDYDSALPVALYLSAAALVTAVTVHFARETRGRDLATDETTDPAPAPAPKHEGTVPLNS; this is translated from the coding sequence ATGGCCTCGCACGGAACCGCGCAAGGAACCGCCCCGCCCGCCCGCGCCGGCATCGTCCGCATCGTGGCCGCGAGCCTCGTCGGCACCACCATCGAGTGGTACGACTTCTTCCTCTACGGCTCGGCGGCCGCGCTGGTCTTCAACAGCCTCTTCTTCCCGTCCAGCGACCCCCTGGTCGGCACGCTGCTCTCCTTCCTCACGTACGCGGTCGGCTTCGCGGCACGTCCCCTGGGCGGCGTCGTCTTCGGTCACTACGGCGACCGCATGGGCCGCAAGAAACTCCTCGTCATCAGCCTGCTGATGATGGGCGGCGCCACGTTCGCGATGGGCCTCCTGCCCACCCACGCGACCATCGGCGTCGGCGCGCCCGTCCTGCTCACCGTGCTGCGCCTCGTCCAGGGCTTCGCCCTCGGCGGCGAATGGGGCGGCGCCGTCCTGCTCGTCTCCGAGCACGGCGGCGACAAGCGCCGCGGCTTCTGGGCGTCCTGGCCGCAGGCAGGCGCCCCCGGCGGCAACCTCCTCGCCACCGGCGTCCTCGCGCTGCTGGCCGCCGTCCAGTCCGAGGAGGCCTTCCTCGCGTGGGGCTGGCGCGTGCCGTTCCTGCTCTCCGGGGTGCTCGTCATGATCGGCCTGTGGATACGGATCTCCGTCACCGAGTCACCGGTCTTCCTGGAAGCACAGCGCAAGGCGGAGGCGGCCGCCGCCGCGGGGGCACAGGAGAAGCCGCCCGTTGTCGAGGTGTTCCGCACAAGCCGGCGCGAAGTGCTCACCGCGATCGGCACGCGGTTCGGCGAGAACATCTCGTACTACATCCTCACGGCCTTCGTCCTCGTCTACGTCACCGTCCACCTCGACCTGCCGAAGAGCGACGCACTGAACGCGGTGCTCATCGGCTCCGCGTTCCACTTCGTCACCATCCCGCTGTGGGGCGCGCTCTCCGACCGCGTCGGGCGCCGCCCGGTGACCCTCATCGGCGCGCTCGGCATGGCCGGCTGGGCCTTCGCGTTCTTCGCCCTGATCGACTCGCGCTCGTTCCCCGTCATCGCGCTCGCCGTCACCGTCGGGCTGCTCTTCCACGGCGCGATGTACGGACCCCAGGCCGCGTTCATCTCCGAGCTCTTCGACACCAAGGTCCGCTACTCGGGCGCCTCGATGGGCTCCCAGCTCGCCTCGATCATCGGCGGCGCACTCGCCCCGATCATCGCCGTGGAACTGCTCAAGGACTACGACTCGGCACTCCCCGTCGCCCTCTACCTGAGCGCGGCAGCGCTCGTCACCGCTGTCACCGTGCACTTCGCGAGGGAGACGAGGGGCCGCGACCTGGCGACGGACGAAACCACCGACCCCGCACCCGCCCCGGCACCGAAGCACGAGGGCACCGTCCCCCTCAACAGCTGA
- a CDS encoding helix-turn-helix domain-containing protein: MLPTTQGAGHAEPQAGLRRLLELLDRGAPAEEFARPAARAREAGASLEDLAALDEATDIALRIHRTLGAHRRREAELTALFDTASDLAALRDPDAVLRAIVRRAKLLLGTDVTYLSLNDETAGDTYMRVTDGSIAAAFQQLRLGMGEGLGGLVAQTARPYVTHDYQHDPRFHHTDAIDSAVLQEGLRAILGVPLRLGSRVIGVLYAADRAAREFATEEIVLLSSLADHAAIAIDGARLLEETRAALVDLNAATETIRAHSRAMRRAEQAHDQLTDLVLRGGGADEVADGIAALLDGGALIHDADGVELARTGSDPLPPPAAAVAASRASGRAVPQDGTWVCAVLAGPELLGSIALTGRPELADTDRRLFERASVVTALLLLLRRSVAETEDRVRGELLGDLLAPSGDPAGLAGRARRLGVRLDRPHGVFVAHGESAPRPRLLAAAHRAARTHSGLAGLHHDNVVIVTPALTPGADARQLAAALGRTIGAPVTVGAAGPATGPAGLPAAHAEALRCLSALRALGHTGHGAALADLGFVGLLIGEQADLGGYVRATLGPLLDYDAERGTELVRTLQAYFGQDRSLTRAKAALHVHVNTVVQRLERVARLLGDDWNTPARTLEIQLALRLHRLTPPG, encoded by the coding sequence ATGCTCCCCACCACCCAGGGCGCGGGCCACGCCGAACCCCAGGCGGGCCTGCGCCGGCTGCTCGAACTGCTCGACCGGGGCGCGCCCGCCGAGGAGTTCGCGCGGCCCGCCGCCCGCGCCCGCGAAGCCGGGGCCTCCCTCGAGGACCTCGCCGCCCTCGACGAGGCCACCGACATCGCGCTGCGCATCCACCGCACCCTCGGTGCGCACCGCCGTCGCGAGGCCGAGCTCACCGCGCTGTTCGACACCGCGAGCGACCTCGCCGCGCTCCGCGACCCGGACGCCGTGCTCCGCGCCATCGTGCGGCGCGCCAAACTGCTTCTCGGCACCGACGTCACGTACCTCTCGCTCAACGACGAGACCGCGGGCGACACCTACATGCGGGTGACCGACGGGAGCATCGCGGCCGCCTTCCAGCAGCTGCGGCTCGGCATGGGCGAAGGGCTCGGTGGGCTCGTCGCGCAGACCGCCCGTCCCTATGTCACCCACGACTACCAGCATGACCCCCGCTTCCATCACACCGACGCCATCGACAGCGCCGTACTCCAGGAAGGGCTGCGGGCCATCCTCGGCGTGCCGCTGCGGCTCGGGTCGCGCGTCATCGGCGTGCTGTACGCCGCCGACCGCGCCGCCCGCGAATTCGCGACCGAGGAGATCGTGCTGCTCTCCTCCCTCGCCGACCACGCCGCCATCGCCATCGACGGCGCCCGCCTCCTGGAGGAGACCCGGGCCGCGCTCGTCGACCTCAACGCCGCCACCGAGACCATCCGGGCGCACAGCAGGGCCATGCGCCGCGCCGAGCAGGCCCACGACCAGCTCACCGATCTGGTGCTGCGCGGCGGCGGCGCCGACGAGGTCGCCGACGGCATCGCCGCACTCCTCGACGGCGGCGCCCTCATCCACGACGCGGACGGTGTCGAACTGGCCCGCACCGGCAGCGACCCCCTGCCGCCGCCCGCCGCCGCCGTCGCGGCGTCGCGCGCCAGCGGGCGCGCCGTACCGCAGGACGGCACCTGGGTGTGCGCGGTCCTCGCGGGACCCGAACTGCTCGGCAGCATCGCCCTCACCGGGCGACCCGAACTCGCCGACACCGACCGGCGGCTCTTCGAGCGGGCGAGCGTCGTCACTGCGCTCCTGCTGCTCCTTCGCCGGTCCGTCGCCGAGACCGAGGACCGCGTACGCGGCGAACTCCTCGGCGACCTGCTCGCCCCCTCCGGCGATCCCGCGGGGCTGGCCGGCCGCGCCCGCCGACTCGGCGTCCGGCTCGACCGCCCGCACGGCGTGTTCGTCGCCCACGGCGAGAGCGCGCCCCGGCCCCGGCTGCTCGCCGCCGCACACCGCGCCGCGCGCACCCACAGCGGCCTCGCCGGACTCCACCACGACAACGTGGTCATCGTGACCCCCGCCCTCACCCCCGGCGCCGACGCCCGGCAACTCGCCGCGGCCCTCGGCCGGACCATCGGCGCCCCGGTCACCGTCGGCGCGGCGGGCCCCGCCACCGGGCCCGCCGGACTGCCCGCGGCACACGCCGAGGCCCTGCGCTGCCTCTCCGCGCTGCGCGCCCTCGGCCACACCGGACACGGCGCGGCCCTCGCCGACCTCGGCTTCGTCGGACTGCTCATCGGCGAACAGGCCGACCTCGGCGGCTACGTCAGAGCGACACTCGGCCCCCTCCTCGACTACGACGCCGAACGCGGCACGGAGCTCGTGCGCACCCTGCAGGCGTACTTCGGGCAGGACCGCAGCCTCACCAGGGCCAAGGCGGCGCTGCACGTCCACGTGAACACGGTGGTGCAGCGCCTGGAACGCGTGGCACGGCTCCTCGGCGACGACTGGAACACCCCCGCCCGCACCCTGGAGATCCAACTCGCCCTCAGGCTGCACAGGTTGACGCCACCGGGGTGA
- a CDS encoding cytochrome b: MSGRSERTGTTARPPRPGKGERIADWADGRLGINTLAKSQMRKIFPDHWSFMFGEICLYSFIILILTGTYLTLFFDPSMSEVTYDGAYVPLKGIQMSRAYESTVDLSMEVRGGLLIRQIHHWAALVFVAGMLVHMMRVFFTGAFRKPRELNWLFGWTLLFLGIITGLTGYSLPDDMLSGTGIRFAQGAILATPVIGTYLSFFLFGGEFPGEDIIPRLYAIHILLLPGIMLGLVVVHLILVFYHKHTQFAGPGKTEKNVVGAPLLPVYVAKAGGFFFLVFGVLAIMGAVASINPVWQIGPYRPDLVSTGAQPDWYLGFSEGLIRVMPSWEINAWGHTLNLGVFIPFALFPIILLAIGVYPFIESWVKGDRREHHIADRPRNAPVRTGLGVAWLALFGVLMVGGGNDLWATHFHLSINAITWFVRVGFFVVPVLAFVVTHRICLGLQRRDHDKVLHGRETGTIKRLPHGEYVEIHERLPQAELYRLTAHEQPRPYEIGPVVDANGVTRKVRPSERLRARLARAMYGPGAQVPKATPEEYLAIQRGEGDHH, encoded by the coding sequence ATGAGCGGACGCAGCGAGCGCACCGGGACGACTGCACGACCTCCACGGCCCGGCAAAGGGGAACGGATCGCCGACTGGGCGGACGGGCGACTGGGCATCAACACCCTGGCCAAGAGCCAGATGCGCAAGATCTTCCCCGACCACTGGTCGTTCATGTTCGGGGAGATCTGCCTCTACAGCTTCATCATCCTCATCCTCACCGGCACCTATCTGACCCTCTTCTTCGACCCGAGCATGTCCGAAGTGACGTACGACGGGGCGTACGTACCGCTCAAGGGCATCCAGATGAGCCGGGCGTACGAATCCACGGTGGACCTCAGCATGGAGGTGCGCGGCGGCCTCCTCATCCGGCAGATCCACCACTGGGCCGCGCTCGTCTTCGTCGCCGGAATGCTCGTGCACATGATGCGGGTGTTCTTCACCGGCGCGTTCCGCAAACCGCGCGAACTCAACTGGCTGTTCGGCTGGACACTGCTATTCCTCGGCATCATCACCGGCCTGACCGGCTACTCGCTGCCCGACGACATGCTCTCCGGCACCGGCATCCGCTTCGCGCAGGGCGCCATCCTCGCCACCCCCGTCATCGGGACGTACCTCTCCTTCTTCCTCTTCGGCGGAGAGTTCCCGGGGGAAGACATCATCCCGCGGCTCTACGCGATCCACATCCTGCTGCTCCCGGGCATCATGCTGGGGCTCGTCGTCGTCCACCTGATCCTGGTCTTCTACCACAAGCACACCCAGTTCGCCGGGCCCGGCAAGACCGAGAAGAACGTGGTCGGAGCGCCGCTCCTGCCCGTCTACGTCGCCAAGGCCGGTGGCTTCTTCTTCCTCGTCTTCGGCGTCCTGGCGATCATGGGTGCGGTGGCCTCGATCAACCCGGTGTGGCAGATCGGCCCCTACCGGCCCGATCTGGTCTCCACCGGCGCCCAACCCGACTGGTACCTCGGATTCTCCGAGGGACTGATCCGGGTGATGCCCAGCTGGGAGATCAACGCCTGGGGCCACACGCTCAACCTGGGCGTCTTCATTCCCTTCGCGCTCTTCCCGATCATCCTCCTCGCCATCGGCGTCTATCCGTTCATCGAGTCCTGGGTCAAGGGCGACCGGCGGGAACACCACATCGCCGACCGGCCGCGCAACGCGCCGGTGCGCACCGGCCTCGGCGTCGCCTGGCTCGCACTGTTCGGCGTGCTGATGGTCGGCGGCGGCAATGACCTGTGGGCCACCCACTTCCATCTCTCCATCAACGCCATCACGTGGTTCGTGCGGGTCGGCTTCTTCGTCGTACCCGTCCTCGCCTTCGTCGTCACGCACCGCATCTGCCTCGGACTGCAGCGCAGGGACCACGACAAGGTCCTGCACGGCAGGGAGACCGGCACCATCAAACGCCTCCCGCACGGCGAGTACGTCGAGATCCACGAGCGCCTCCCGCAGGCCGAGCTGTACCGCCTCACCGCCCACGAACAGCCCCGCCCCTACGAGATCGGACCCGTCGTCGACGCCAACGGCGTCACCCGCAAGGTCCGCCCCTCCGAACGCCTCCGCGCCCGCCTGGCCCGCGCCATGTACGGCCCCGGGGCACAGGTCCCGAAGGCGACACCGGAGGAGTACCTGGCGATCCAGCGGGGGGAGGGCGATCACCACTGA